The following nucleotide sequence is from Pristiophorus japonicus isolate sPriJap1 chromosome 12, sPriJap1.hap1, whole genome shotgun sequence.
CCTCTTACGAGTCTGGTAAGCAATTCAGCAGCTCTCCAAAAGAGAtgcctgaaaaaaaaaaatcacaggattGGCATGAAACTCTATGCTAAGCATTTACTGCAATTCTCCTTTAAcatataaaaagacttgcatttacatagtgtctttcacgaccaacggacatctcaaagcgctttacagtcaatgaagtacttttggagtgggaaacccggcagccaatttgcacacagcaagctcccacaaacagcaatgtgataatgaccagatcatctgttttagcgatgttgattgagggataaatattagccaagagaccagggataactcccctgctcttctttgaaatagcgccttgggatcttttacatccacctgagaggacatacgtggcctcggtttaacgtcccatctgaaagacggcacctcagacagtgcagcactccctcagcactgcattggagtgtcagcctagatttctggagtgggacttgaatccacaatctgactcaggggcaagagtgttacccactgagccgcagctgatacCAATGAAAAAGGTTCTCACTTTAACTATGTACAaccggaatttttttttaaagtgtggaggGGGACTGCTTTTTAAATAGTTGAGAAGGGGGTGGGGTCATTatagaatttttttaaaaatcagagccTGATGCCAAGTTAGTAGAGACTTAAGTTCAAACATCAGAGAAACATAGCAACCTTGTGCTTAATCACATCTCTGGTTAGCATACATGTGTGCACACTGTACTTGGAAATGATAGTGTTAGATTGAAGGACATTCCAGCAGCCtagttttaaaccccccccccccccccccccagtattgtACAAGCGGCCGTATGTTATTGCAACCCAATCCTACCTTTTGGGTACAACTAGCTGTTGCAATGGGCGTCGTCTCGTGTCCTTGAGTTACACAAACAAAAAGCTTCTGACTGGTATTGTACCAGAACTAGGACAGTACACATCTTTCTGCTCAACGCAAACAGTACATAGATGATGTATTAATGACAACTCCAAGCTTCTCGTTTTACCCAACGTACGAAAGATTGGTTAGTTTGCTTCTCGGCTGTGCAATTTTAGAGATTGCACTGAACATACAAGCACATTGTACGGTTATAAAATTAGACTGGAAAGTTTTATTTTAAAGAATTGAACGGAAGTAAAAATGTAACCCTTATCCCGCCGTTAAAATGGAAGACCATTCAATAATAACCAACAGAGTTTGAAAGGGCTGCACCACTGATTAAAAATAAAACCTGCCCAAACTCCAATACCAGAGTCATTTAAAACAGAACAGGAGCATTAAGGATTACAGTAGTTAGTTATTTGGTTTGCTAGCGACTTATTTTAAATCAAAACATTGGTTATGGAATTCATAGAATTAGAATGAtactgcacaggaggaggccattttggcagagctatccaattaatcccactcacccATGGATTATAGATACTTTAGCAGCACAGTCCATCCTGCTCCTGCTAGCTTCATATCAGAGCTGCCTTACAATTTGATATTTTTCCTTTTCAGGTGTTTTGATTCCCTCGAATGAGGTGCCTGACTCAGATTCAACAACCACCTACCCAATACATTCCATATACTAATAATCCTTGGCCATAAAAATAATTTGACTCGCCTCCAATGTTCCTCTTAAATTTGAATTTAGGTCCgcggtccctttaacgggctgcgcagcccatttaAAGTTTCGCACATGCGCAAAATTTCACATTGGAAAAGCCGATTTTGGGCTGCGTGGGACTGGCAGAGAACCGCACGGCTTAGAGGGAACTGTGCTCACCTCCCTCTTTAATTCTAAGCTTATGCCGGGTTACCGAGtcgcccaccaatggaaacaatctttcactatttaaccTCACAAACCCGTCCATAAATTTGAACACTTCCATTACatcctccttaaccttctctgctccactaAATACAGCTCCAGTTTttctatagaatggttacagcacagagggaggctattcagcccattgagcccgtgccggctctctgcaggacacctcagctagtcccactcccctgcagccctgcaaatgtttttccatcAGATACttctccaaatcccttttgaaagccacaattgaatcagcttccaccagccTCTCAGgaggtgcattccagatcctaactactcgctgcataaaaaaggtttttcctcatttcgcctttggttcttctgccaatcaccttaaatctgtgtcctctggttctcgacagatccaccaatggggacagtttctctctatctactctgtctagacctctcatgatttttgaacacctctatcaatctcctctcaaccttctctgctccaaggtgaacaatcccagcttctcagaatatccatataactgaagtccttcatctgaAATGTGGAGTTTAAAGGAGCAGCTTCAGTCGAGTGCTTTCTATAGTAAGGTGGTCTGTTTTCCTTTCAAGGGGAGAGCTATTTTATCGTTCCTTGAGGTTTATCATAACTATTGCCTCTCTTCTCTGGCATCATTTTAATGACCTTTTTTTCCTGCAGACACATGCCCACTGGGAACAGTTGGCGATGATGTAAATGATTGACATGAGTTTCAAACAGCCagagaggagactttcatcccatcagctgGAAGTGGATTCCAACACGAGAGGGAAAGGTCTCTACACTGCCCAAACAAATCACTCCCACATTTTTCCCCGTTCCCTTTTCAAGTTGCTTAGTGTTGTTGAGGAGGAGTGTCAAAGGCATAAGTCTCCTGTGGAAACTCACCCAAATAGTTACTTCACCGATGAGCCTCACCATTTCGTGTCGGCAGGCTATTGGGCTATGGAGTGCATTACAACTGAAGCCAAACCTGCCCTCGCCCAACATCTGTACGTGAGCCCGTAGCGCGTTTGACTGAACAACGGTCAGAAGGGGGGGCACTGGTCAACTTTCCTACTTTCCTCTCCctaacctggggcagctagagttgccaattctggttggatgtattgctggagatttcatcacacgaTCACCCGCCAATTGCTCCCCCCTGCCCCACTCTCATCATTGGTCCCGCGACACATCCATTCTCATGGGTCAGTGCCTTCCCAGCtaattggaaagcgaacagactcttcgCTACCTGAGTGGATGATTCAGTCAAGTATCCTTTTACTAATCTCCAACATTTTTATAGCTGATAAACGGAAGTATTCAAAGAAAAGGCACAATTTTTTTGGTAAtgccccctatgatttttctcccaggtgttgctcacagcagtgtctagGGGaatcaacttcaattcctggagactccaggccaatcctggacggTTGGCAACCCTAGGGTGAGTCAAACCCTATGGTGCCATTTTGACTCGCACCATGGCTTGAGCTGagcaaactcagcacagactgggcatcGAAACCATCATTCTCTTGGGAAAGGAAGTTTCCTTCTGTCCCCTTTCCTCAcccgtgcccccccacacccccacccccgggcccctcagaatcaaggaagacttgcttccactcctgaagtgagatctttggtagctgaacagtccaatatgagaaccacagtttcggTCATTGGTGgggcaaatagtcgttgagggaagggtggatgggactggtttgccgcacgttctttccgctgcctgcgcttgatttctgcatgccctcggcattgagacttgaggtgctcagcaccctcccggatgcactgcttccacttagggcggtctttggccagggactccgaggtgtcagtggggatgtcgcactttatcagggaggctttgagggtgtccttgtaacgtttccgctgcccacctttggctcgtgaaggagatccgcgtagagcacttgctatgggagtctcgtgtctggcatgcgaactatgtggcctgcccagtggagctgatcaagtgtggtcagtgcttcgatgctgggaatgttagcctggattcagacgctaatgttggtacgcctgtcctcccaggacatTTGAAGGATCTTGaagacatcgttggcggtatttttccagcgactggaggtgtctactgtacatggtccatgtctctgagccatacaggagggcgggtattactacagctgtgtagaccatgagcttggtggcagttttgagggcctggtcttcaaacactctttttctcaggcagccgaaggctgcactggcgcactggaggtagtgttggatctcgtcgtcaatgcctgctcttgttaataggaggctcccgaggtatgggaagtggtccacgttgtccagggccgcgccatggatcttgatgactgggggggcagtgctgtgcggcgaggacaggctggtggaggacctttgtcttacggaccaCTCCCCTGCCAAAAACTGGACCACAAACCCCGAAAGTCATTGCCTGTAAAATGCACACCCAGGAAGCATTTACCATAAGCCCTGACAATAAACCAACCCATTGATCAATTAGTCAAAAACACAAGAGAAAATCAGAAACCATTTTCACTGCAATAATAATCTGTATTAAATATTAGGACAAGCAATAGAAAACAGTAGTTTAACAGAAAAAAATCCAGAGAGGCAGATTCGATTGTAATGATAAGGTCCGTCTATAAGCcaacccttggccacctgtatgTGCAATTTATATTACTGTAAATATCTTGCAACGTCTCAGTTTTAATATTTGAAATTAAAATACATGGATGGGAGACCACTCTGAAATTTCACGGGTGGATTTCAATCACGTGTAAAGTAGTGGTAGCTGGAAATGACATTTTCACCTTAACTTTTTGCACTTGTGACAGAATCTTAATGCTTCAACTTAAAAAAACTAAAATGTTAAGTTGTGTATTAAAGGGAAACTCCACCATTAACCCAAAAAATGACACGGCAAGAGGTCATTAGGTTAAAGAAAAGTGAAATTGCGGAGGCCGTAATGTCTCAGCTTGCGAAGTTAGTAAAGCTAATGAGAATTCCTGTTTATTATCCTGTGTGTATCAGGGGAAGGGAGGAATATATAGACTGCTATTTTATCCATTTCAGTAATTCGAGCAGCAATAAAATTATTCGTCAGAATTGCTTCGCTGAGGGATACGAGGATCAAGAAAATGGGCATAGGATAGGAAATAAATTGTATACAACATTAGAGGACCTATTTTGCACTAAAACATTTCTTTATTCTATGTTGTATCTGTACTTCTTTGGGCATACAGTTTACCTGTGGAGTTCCCCTTTAAATCGAAAAGCCTCTCTGGCTGTTACAGTAGTTGCACATCATCACAAAGACCAGTCATCAGTCATGGACATCAGCCAGGGGCAGAGCCACAGCACTGgaatgaatggggggggggggggggggggaggggctttcCCAGGAAGAGCAAGGGGTTCAATTAGCCTGGCGCTACCAGGATTCAGTTGGGGCAACAAcagcttgcgtttatatagcgcctttaacctagtaagatgtcccaaggcacttcacaggagcgttaacaaatgttgacaccgagccacacaaggagatatcaggactggtgaccaaaagcttggtcaaagaggagcgtcttagaggagagagaggcttagggagtgaattccagcgcttagggcctaggcagctgaaggcacagccaccactggcggagcgattaaaattgaggacatggaagaggccagaattagagcacagagatctcgggggggttgtggggctggaggaagttacagagatggggaggggtgaggcgatggagggatttgaaaacaagtataagaattttaaaattgaggccaatgtaggccagcaagcacagggatgatgggagaGGGAGGCTTCGGAATTAGTAAAGATGGGCCAGGAAACATTGCGTGCACATGTGTATAGGGTGGGGGAATAGACTGTGGTCGGACCCAAGCTGTGTAACACCAGCAAGTACTCGGAGCTGGGAAAAACTAGGATGAATCAGGCTGGGATCTCACTGGGAGCTGCAAAAATGATAGGAACAAGTTGATTCTACGATTAGATTGGTTGCGTCGACTGCTAGGTTATTTTTCTCCCCCATCTGTCTGCATTTCTGCACGGTTACCTTAACAGGTTATTTTAAGGCAATCAAAAAACGCAGGCGGGATTAAAAGGGATGGGAGAGGTACATGATTTAATTAGGTCAATAAGAGTCACAGGAATGCAAGGCCATCTCTCATATCAGTGGTCAATTCTCTCTCACACAGCCCACACTTTTGCTACAAAGAGCTCCCAGAGAGACGGGCGGAGTTCTCTCCTGTAGATGGTAAAAGACTCGGCTAGGTAAAGCAGAACAACTCCAGAGCTCTAGCAGCAAGAGCCGAGGTCCAACACAGCTCTTAGACAGCTCTTACCCGCCTCTTCAACTCCAGCCTGCGAGACTGGGTGCATTACTCCAGAACACTCCAGTAGACTGGTAACCAGCTTAAATCGAGGACAAGAGAAGCCCATCGTCCACTGTGCTAAGTTCATTTTTTGAAGGGGAGAGGCTATTTACAAAAACGCACAGAATGACTGCTTACAATGTCACAGATACATCAATCCCGACTGGTAGAGACTCCTGTGAGCATGTTGTCAAAGCGCACCTAGTGTTAAATCACTTACAGTAAATGGGGCCTTCAGGACAGAAGAGAAAGTTAATGGAAATCTGAAAATATCATCCTGCTAAAAAGCTGTTtctcctttttttcccccccaaaaaacCTACTCATTTACCAGTGCCCTTTTTGTTATAAATGAGAAAGTCCGATATATCGTGCCAAACGTTGCTGTCATCGTAGAGGTAGGTCATGGAAGACTGGAGCGATGGTTGCAGTGTGTGCGGATGGTGCTCAAACAGCCACAGCACCACACCCCACACCAACATGGCAAACAGCGGGAAAGGGTCGCGCTTTGGCTCCGGAAAGTAACCCTTTTCGACAGCCAGTCGTGAAAGACCAAAGAGAACCCGAGACAACAGGTACATATTTATCTGCAGAGAAAAAAgataagatttgcatttatatagcgcctttcacgaccaccggacattccaaagcgctttacagcccacaaggtccttttggagtgtagtcactgttgtaatgcgggaaatgcggcagccaatttgtgcacagcaagctcccacaaacagcaatgtgataatgaccagataatctgtttttgttatgttgattgagggataatattggccccaggacaccgaggataactcccctgctcttcttcgaaatagtgccaggggatctttcacatctacccgagagagcagatggggcctgggtttaacatgtcatccgagagacggcacttccaacagtgcagcactccctcagcactgcactggagcgtcagactagatttttgttaGAGAGAGATGACGATGGTTGTCAACATTTTACAGCAGCTACAGGGGAGCCTGGATTTGGTGACCAGATTGGCGGCCAATGAGTGGAATGTAATGATTCTCCTGAAATCACACCTCCCAGGCAGTAGCATTTAACTTGGGTCCCGAGATCTCATTCAACAGATCCAAATGTACCCAGACAAAATGCCTAAAGGGTGCATAAGACCAATGTTCTCTCTAATTTAATTTGGGGTGTTCAGCCCCTTTAaagggctgcatggcccattcaaacctCCCCGCATGCAGGGCTTCCCCATTGAGAAACCGGCAAGTGGCCTGCGCGGGAGCTCCAGGCAACCGCAAAGCCTCGCAGCCAATCGCAAACATTGGATCAGAGTCTATTGAATTGTCCAAAATGGTTAAAATGTTATACAACAGCACAACACagctaccccccacccccacagcattgccccactttttaaaatgtcatcactgttgcaatgtaggaagtgcagcaatcaattttcacacagcaagatcccataaataagtaatgagataataaccagataatccgtTTATAGTGATGTGGGTCAAGGGATAAATCAGGACCAAGCAATTTTATATAAACAATACTGCTGTACAACGTTGCCTTTAAGCTGGGCGGCTGCGCAGCGCTCCAGTGATACCGTGCAGACGGCTTTTGAAGGGGCCATGCGGTGGCAAAAAAAAAAGTTACAGGGAGCATTGCCTCTGTATAGTTAAACATTCAGACagaactagactggttcctgggatggggggattgccctatgaggagagattgagtagattaggcctatattcccaagagtttagatgaaaggtgatctcattgaaacatataaaattcgtaAGGGGCTTGACACGGTTAATGCTGAGAATATTTTTCCccaggctggggaatctagaaccaggggtcacagtctcagaataaggggtcggccatttaggactgagatgaggagcaacttcttcactcagaaggctgtgaatctttggaattttctacccgagagagctgtggatgctcagtcgttgagtatattcaagacaaaggtcGATTAATTTTTGGGAACTAATGGAATTAAGGAATattgggatagtgcgggaaggtgagagttgaggtcgaagatcagccatgatcttattgaatgactatTGGATGACATaccacaaaaagattagtgaaaacaaacgtagatcccttgcagtcagattcaggtgaatttataatgcggaacaaagaaatggcggaccagttaaacaaatactttggttctgtcttcacgaaggaagacacaaataaccttccggaaatactaggagaccgagggtctagtgagaaagaggaactgaaggatatccttataaagcgggaaattgtgttagggaaattgatgggattgaaggccgataaatcccctgggtctgatagtctgcatcccagagtacttaaggatgtggccataGAAACAGTTCccatggaccggagggtagctaatgtaacaccactatttaaaaaaggagggagagagaaaacgggtaattataggccggttagcctgacatcagtagtggggaaaatgttggaatcaattatgaaagatgaaataacagcgcatttggaaagcagtgacaggatcagttcaagtcagcatggatttatgaaagggaaatcatgcttgacaaatcttctagaattttttgaggatgtaactagtagagtggacaagggagaaccagtgaatctggtgtatttgaactttcaaaaggctgttgacaaggtcccacacacgagattagtgtgcaaaatcaaagcacatggtattgggggtaatgtactgacgtggatagagaactggttggcagacaggaagcaaagagtcgggataaacgggtccttttcagaatggcaggcagtgactagtggactgccgcagggctcagtgctgggaccccagctctttacaatatacattaatgatttagatgaaggaattgagtgtaatatctccaagttttcagatgacactaaactgggtggcagtgtgagctgtgaggacgctaaatcgctgcaggatgacttggacaggtcagctgagtgggcaaatgcatggcagatgcagtataatgtggataaatgtgaggttatccactttgggggcaaaaacacgaaggcagaatattatctgaatggcggcagattaggaaaagggggaggtgcagcgagacctgggtgtcatggttcatcagtcattggaagctggcatgcaggtacagcaggcggtgaagaaggcaaatggcacgttggccttcatagctagaggatgagtataggagcagggaggtcttactgcagttgcacagggccttggtgaggccacacctggaatattgtgttcagttttggtctcctaatctgaggaaggacgttcttgctatcgagggagtgcagcgaagattttttTCCCATTTACCTGGCTGTTGATGTGGTTGTTGTCTCCAAACACTAACCAGCCCCCCGCACAAGCCGCCAAGAACGAGTGGAACTGTGCCCTCTCaccctgcagccagtgctgtgttgcCTGCAGTCCCTTGTACGTGAAGACGAAGGCGGCCAGGTTTCGGGAATGAGTGTACGTAGCTCGTGCGATTGCTTTCAGTTTGTCTAATAGACTGAATGCACAATAACAACATTAGGATTACCGTCAACAcattttctcccctctcccctcaattCTCCTAATTTCCCGCAACCTAATCTAATCTAATGCTATCCTAGGGTATGGGCAAGAAGGTGACAATCCCATGTCGACACCACCTTTTAGTTGGCTGCCGCAGTCGTGACTCTTGCCCTAAATTTCCTGCTCCCTGTGGGTTGCAGGTCACATCAGTGCCGCACCTCAGAACAGGCCAGCAAACACTCCTCACCCATCCCCTGAGGACTTGCACACACAAACATATCGCTTGCAGCTGGTGCAGTCTATTCGTGCTTCACAGTGCACCACCACACTGTCACAAAGAATCTGAGAAAGGCTTATAtttaaaaggaaaagaaagaactgGTCACTAGTGCACTGGGCAGATTCAGCATCTGTACGAGATATTTATGATGAAAATACAATATCGGCTCTGGCAGAGTTATATGCACCAAGATGAATACATGGACATTTGTGAGAGGACTAAAACCCATTTGAGTCACTGGCTACTTTCATTTTGGAACGATGCTCTCCGATTACAAATGGGCACAGCAATGCCAACGTCTAAAGACAGTGCTCATACAGCCCTTACCTTCCACTTTTGAACAGGAATGTCATCACAAGAGCATGTGGGGCTCGGATTTTGGCTCCATACCTAAAAAAAACAATGCGCAGAACTGAATACCTGCTCACAAACCCGACGGGGGCTGAAAGCCACTGTGATGCCATTAGCGTGAAGGCGACCTTCCCAGTGACTCCCATCACCCGATTCTCATCTACCTTCCTTCAAAAATCACCGACTTCAGCTGTCAGGGCCCTCTAATTTCTTCACATACAATTGTTGACTGTATCCAGAGTTCTAGGCCCATCTCTTCTCCTACCATCTAAGAGGGCTGGCCCCCAACTGAAGCCAGCCCTGATCTCAGCTCAACCAGCCCTCCTGCaatgtcctccccctccccccccctcaaagtGCATACAATCAAAAACTAGGGGATGGAAAGGGGCAAAAAATAAAAAGAGCCAACCCTAAAACCAGTCGTCTCAAAAGAACATCTGTACAGAAAAAGGATACAGATGAAACCCAATCCCAAAAATGGAAGTGGGGTTTCTCAGAAATGCCAGGTTTGTGAGAGCCACTGTCACTCCTTTATTGACAAAAAAgacacagatgcacacacacaaaggtagacagagagagacgcagagagagacagagagagacgcagagagagacagagagagacgcagagacagagagagagagagagagcgagagagagacgcaaagacagagagagagagagagacgcagacagagacagagagagagagagagacgcagacagagacagagacagagagagacgcagacagagacagagagagacgcagacacagagagcgagagagcgagagagagagagagacgcaaagacagagagagagagagagacgcagacagagacagagagagagagagagacgcagacagagacagagagagacgcagacacagagagcgagagagcgagagagcgagagacgcagacacAAGAGATGGACAGGCTGACTTCAGAAAAGGTAAAAATAcatagactgcagcggttgaaggcggcggctcaacaccaccttcgagggcaattagggatcggcaataaatgccggccttgtctgcgacgcccacatcctatgaacgaatttTTTAAAATATAATTCCCGTACATCCAGGTTTGTATCAGGTACTTCAGCCCTGTCACTTACATGGGGAAAGCAAAATTGTTGTGCTGCATTAACTTAAACTGTACATTTACATAACAGATTATACTACCAAAAGTTGTGTGTGGAGAGCACACTTTGAAATGCCTGACAATAGCTTTAACAGAATCCAGGGTTACAAGTctttcactgagagacagaaagatgtacttttagatagcacctttcatgacctaagCCTTCCCAAAGCCaatttagaacagtgactacactctaaacgtacttatgtaggaaacgcagcagccaatttgcacacagcaagctcccacaaacagcatcatcatcataggcagtcccttgaaacgaggatgacttgcttccacgccaaaaaaggatgagttcacaggtgtttcgatgaaggacctaatattccaggtcctgtactacatcctgaagggtggaagatgcatgtgcgtggatttttttaacatgtggtgcacaccagccaccacacgggcttgacagagcttggtcttggtccagtggcaaagattatccaagacgacgggagacctgctctgctgcacggacctagtgcacacacatatcgcagtgtgggctggcccgtgctgcccctgggcccttggccccgaTCTCAcacctcccgggccccgatcacgtccctctaatctctcgccgctccttcgctccgatctcactgctcctgctgtgtctacccacgctccaatcatcgacctggactttgatgatgtcactctttgctgccatcgccctcctgcaccagctcacgctgctcccaggccaccgcacctccgctccttttatggccccaacctgacgctggtgttctcacgcaggtcggggcctccacgctgctcccagggcaccgttcgccgctccttttatggccccgacctgacgctggtgttctcacgcaggtcgcgaactccacgctgctcccggggcaccGCACCTCcacaacagcattgtgataatgaccagattatgtgTTTTAACGATGTTGGTGGAGGGACAACTATggaccagggcaccagggagaactgctcttctcttcttcaaaacaggatcttttacgtctacccgtagcttagatttttgtgctcaagtctctggagtgggacttgaatccacaaccttctgatgcagcggcaagagtgctacccactgagccatggttgaaacGAGTTGTGGCAGTGAAGGAAACAAATTGAATTGATGAATTTGGAAGCCTATCAATACATTAAAATGTAGTGGCATAAAGATACAATCTCCTACAGAATATGGTACCAATATACAAAGAAAAAAGCCGAGTG
It contains:
- the pxmp4 gene encoding peroxisomal membrane protein 4, producing the protein MASEELLLRAVRAFNRLLRERRLRAALAAVKGFRNGVVYGAKIRAPHALVMTFLFKSGSLLDKLKAIARATYTHSRNLAAFVFTYKGLQATQHWLQGERAQFHSFLAACAGGWLVFGDNNHINSQINMYLLSRVLFGLSRLAVEKGYFPEPKRDPFPLFAMLVWGVVLWLFEHHPHTLQPSLQSSMTYLYDDSNVWHDISDFLIYNKKGTGK